The following are from one region of the Magallana gigas chromosome 6, xbMagGiga1.1, whole genome shotgun sequence genome:
- the LOC105335390 gene encoding uncharacterized protein K02A2.6 — protein MAAFGLIGKIDPFDETIEPWESYVERFEQYFTVNEIDPGKKVPSLLCLIGGRLYSLLRDLTFPDKPAEKTYQDLVTLLNSHLSPKPIKTAERFRFDKRDQKEGETITEYVAQLKKLSIYCDFNASLNEKLRDRVVCGIRHPHIQKRLLSEKDLTFEKAMEISVAMEAAAKDATELVQARNRTDTGAVNRLHVKNRRSRGNDRKNEVQCYRCGEKGHIAKDCRSGGARCYRCNGSGHVAKDCKFRNAECHNCHNTGHIKKACKTSKPQMPTSGKHERRKPVHYVENDPQDVSDDNYIASLELNNLTSADIIWIHLKINGMRMKMELDTGSAISVMAEEEFRRKFRDLKLKTADITLRTYSGEHIKPVGYMDVEVEYGGTKQTLPLYIVEKGGPALLGRDWLRKIQLDWRLIKDTHAISTVKPTSVSEIIDKYKDVFVDEVGTVKGITAKLTLRENKPKYVKARTVPFSLRTKVEEELQRLEAEGTLTKVQHSDWATPIVPVLKKNGSIRICGDFKVTLNPLLNVDQYPLPKIDDIFANLNGGTHFSKIDLKQAYLQLPLDESCKELLTISTHKGLYRYNRMAFGIASAPAIWQRTIEQVLQGVPGTQCMLDDMVITGKSNEEHLKNLDMVLKRLSQYGLRANLEKCEFFKESITFCGHVIDRNGLHKTPEKIDAIVKAPSPCNVSQLRSFLGLVNYYGKFLPDLATVLGPLHNLLRKDSHWNWTESCEESFNKVKDLVASDLVLTHYSPELPISLACDASPYGLGAVISHELPDGTERPIAFASRTLAPAEKNYSQIDKEALGIIWGIKKFHSYLFGRKFKLITDHQPLIHIFSPQRGVPVTASSRLQRYSLFLSAYDYEIGFRKTSKHANADSMSRLPLKSTESDVTIDMVDAFYLGQIETLPVSSKNIQNETRKDLVLGRVMSCINSDWTSTDKDGELAPYYSRRSELSIHHGCIMWGVRVIIPTKLRNLVISQIHEGHLGVVKMKTLARSFCWWPGIDQDIETIAKRCNGCQQNQNSPKGAPLNAWEWPTKPWERIHIDFAGPFLGYMFLIMVDSNSKWPEVVKMSTTTSTRTIDVLRTIFSRNGLPVTIVSDNGPQFTSREFEEFLNANGIKHIKTSPYHPSSNGLAERFVQTFKQAMKCSKNDAGSIERKLANFLLAYRNTAHATTNETPAKLMMGRELRTKMDLLRPNTELHVKQKQEEMCLQRTTQNREFEPGQSVMMRDYRGKDKWIPGMIAQRTGPVSYRVQVDPSTQWRRHADQIVTSQIPIMLPDVEIPEPSVSSSVSMDNWAEKLKTPNSRSLPSVLSDSARRSTPLVKPTIAKNMESSLSTPLKSTAPIQSERRYPLRTRQPKILEDYVYSK, from the coding sequence ATGGCGGCGTTTGGTTTAATTGGAAAGATTGACCCATTTGACGAGACTATCGAACCGTGGGAATCGTACGTCGAACGATTTGAGCAGTACTTTACAGTGAATGAGATAGATCCTGGAAAAAAGGTACCGTCTTTATTATGTCTCATCGGTGGACGATTATATTCTCTCCTGCGGGACTTGACTTTTCCTGATAAACCAGCTGAGAAGACTTATCAGGACTTGGTGACATTACTCAACAGCCATTTGTCCCCTAAGCCCATCAAAACAGCAGAACGCTTCCGTTTCGATAAAAGAGACCAGAAGGAAGGAGAAACAATAACGGAGTATGTAGCTCAGTTAAAGAAACTCTCgatttattgtgattttaatgCTTCGCTAAATGAAAAGTTGAGGGATAGAGTGGTATGTGGTATAAGACACCCTCACATTCAAAAGCGCTTGCTGTCAGAGAAAGACTTGACATTTGAAAAAGCTATGGAGATCAGTGTGGCAATGGAGGCGGCAGCTAAGGATGCAACAGAATTAGTACAGGCTAGGAATCGGACAGATACAGGAGCCGTGAACAGACTGCATGTGAAGAATAGACGTTCCAGAGGAAACGACAGGAAAAATGAAGTACAGTGTTATCGGTGTGGTGAGAAAGGACATATAGCGAAAGACTGTCGGTCAGGAGGAGCACGGTGTTATCGTTGTAATGGAAGTGGCCACGTAGCAAAGGACTGTAAATTCAGGAATGCTGAGTGCCACAACTGTCATAATACGGGACACATAAAGAAAGCGTGTAAAACTTCAAAACCTCAAATGCCTACATCTGGAAAACATGAAAGAAGAAAACCTGTTCATTATGTTGAAAATGACCCTCAGGATGTGAGTGATGACAACTATATAGCTAGTTTAGAACTAAACAATTTAACAAGTGCGGACATCATATGGATCCATCTGAAAATAAATGGAATGAGGATGAAAATGGAATTGGACACTGGTTCAGCTATTTCGGTCATGGCGGAGGAAGAATTCAGGAGGAAGTTCAGAGATCTGAAGTTAAAAACTGCAGACATCACTCTACGCACGTACTCGGGAGAACACATCAAGCCAGTGGGTTATATGGACGTGGAAGTGGAATACGGTGGCACTAAACAGACATTGCCATTATACATAGTTGAAAAGGGAGGACCAGCTCTTCTTGGCAGGGATTGGCTGAGAAAAATTCAACTTGACTGGAGATTGATTAAGGACACGCATGCTATTAGCACTGTGAAGCCTACCAGCGTAAGTGAAATTATAGACAAATATAAAGATGTCTTCGTTGATGAAGTTGGAACTGTGAAGGGCATTACAGCAAAACTGACACTCAgagaaaacaaaccaaaatatgtCAAGGCCAGGACTGTTCCTTTTTCCTTACGAACAAAGGTGGAAGAAGAACTCCAGAGATTAGAAGCGGAAGGAACTCTGACCAAAGTACAGCATAGTGATTGGGCAACTCCAATTGTGCCTGTTCTAAAGAAGAATGGAAGCATCAGAATATGTGGCGATTTTAAGGTTACGCTTAACCCACTACTCAATGTTGATCAGTATCCATTACCTAAAATTGATGACATCTTCGCCAACCTAAATGGTGGAACGCATTTCTCCAAGATCGATTTGAAGCAAGCATACTTGCAACTTCCACTGGATGAATCGTGCAAGGAGCTACTTACCATTAGCACACATAAGGGATTATATCGTTATAATCGCATGGCCTTTGGCATAGCGTCAGCGCCTGCTATTTGGCAGAGGACCATTGAGCAAGTATTACAAGGAGTCCCTGGAACTCAGTGTATGTTAGACGACATGGTTATAACCGGCAAGAGTAATGAAGAACATCTCAAGAATTTGGACATGGTACTGAAACGATTGAGCCAATATGGACTGAGAGCAAATCTAGAGAAGTGCGAATTCTTCAAGGAAAGCATTACCTTTTGTGGACATGTGATTGATAGAAATGGTCTACACAAGACACCAGAGAAGATTGATGCCATAGTTAAAGCACCTTCCCCATGTAATGTCTCTCAACTAAGATCGTTCTTAGGTTTAGTGAACTATTATGGTAAATTCTTACCTGACCTGGCAACAGTGCTTGGACCGTTGCATAACTTGTTGCGAAAAGACAGCCATTGGAATTGGACAGAATCCTGTGAAGAATCATTCAACAAGGTGAAGGACTTAGTAGCATCAGATCTGGTACTTACACATTATAGCCCTGAATTGCCTATTTCCCTGGCATGTGATGCATCACCTTATGGACTCGGTGCAGTTATTTCTCATGAGCTACCTGATGGAACAGAGAGACCAATCGCATTCGCCTCTCGCACATTAGCACCAGCGGAGAAAAACTATTCTCAGATTGATAAAGAAGCCTTGGGAATCATATGGGGGATCAAGAAATTCCATTCGTACTTGTTTGGTAGGAAATTCAAGTTGATCACCGACCATCAGCCCTTGATACACATTTTCAGTCCTCAGAGAGGAGTCCCAGTTACAGCATCTTCAAGATTACAGCGCTATTCTCTCTTCTTGTCTGCTTATGACTACGAAATTGGATTCCGTAAAACTTCTAAGCATGCGAATGCAGATTCCATGTCACGCTTACCACTGAAAAGCACAGAGTCTGATGTAACCATAGATATGGTGGACGCTTTTTATCTTGGACAGATTGAAACTCTACCAGTTTCTagcaaaaacattcaaaacgaAACTCGTAAAGACTTAGTTCTAGGTCGTGTCATGTCGTGCATTAACAGTGATTGGACTTCTACTGACAAAGATGGAGAGTTAGCACCATACTACTCACGACGAAGTGAACTATCTATTCACCATGGCTGTATCATGTGGGGAGTAAGAGTCATTATACCTACCAAACTCCGCAACTTGGTGATTTCACAGATACATGAAGGACATCTAGGAGTGGTCAAAATGAAAACACTTGCTAGGAGTTTCTGTTGGTGGCCAGGAATTGACCAGGACATTGAAACTATCGCCAAAAGATGTAATGGATGTCAACAAAACCAGAATTCGCCTAAGGGAGCACCATTGAATGCTTGGGAGTGGCCAACCAAGCCATGGGAGCGAATTCACATAGATTTTGCAGGACCGTTTTTAGGATATATGTTTCTTATAATGGTGGATTCAAATTCAAAGTGGCCAGAGGTGGTGAAAATGAGCACAACCACATCAACACGTACTATTGATGTTCTGAGAACCATTTTCTCCAGAAATGGACTTCCAGTAACAATTGTGAGTGACAATGGCCCACAATTTACCTCAAGAGAATTTGAAGAGTTCTTGAATGCTAACGGCATAAAGCACATCAAGACATCACCGTACCACCCATCTAGTAATGGACTTGCAGAGCGTTTTGTCCAAACTTTCAAGCAAGCCATGAAATGCAGTAAGAATGATGCAGGGAGCATTGAAAGAAAACTGGCAAATTTCTTGTTGGCGTATAGAAATACTGCACATGCAACAACAAATGAAACACCAGCAAAGCTCATGATGGGGAGGGAGTTGAGAACGAAAATGGATCTTTTGAGGCCAAACACAGAGTTACATGTCAAGCAGAAGCAAGAAGAAATGTGTTTACAGAGAACTACACAGAACAGAGAATTTGAACCAGGACAGTCGGTAATGATGCGTGATTATCGTGGGAAGGATAAATGGATTCCGGGAATGATTGCTCAAAGAACTGGACCTGTTTCCTATCGTGTGCAAGTGGACCCTTCAACACAGTGGAGGAGGCATGCAGATCAGATTGTAACATCACAGATTCCAATCATGTTACCAGATGTCGAGATACCTGAGCCGAGTGTTTCAAGTTCAGTTTCAATGGACAATTGGGCAGAGAAGTTAAAGACGCCGAACAGCAGATCTTTACCGTCGGTTTTATCGGACAGTGCGAGGAGATCAACTCCGTTGGTTAAACCTACTATTGCGAAAAACATGGAGTCTAGTCTGTCTACACCGCTGAAATCAACAGCACCCATCCAGTCCGAGAGACGTTACCCGTTACGTACCCGTCAACCAAAAATCCTGGAAGATTATGTATACTCCAAGTAA
- the LOC136276262 gene encoding uncharacterized protein has protein sequence MECKQGRVKNIKNPLKRLSLATGISENTLKRKVMQDPVDMVVEDLQVPAPKKKPGPDRKLDDFDADLVKRTIHDMQLKGQYVSLRQLSDVLVEKGVRLFKSSLGRLVKDLGFRFYKAGSNQRYIGDRNDIVSMRHTYLRSIRKFREEGRPIVYLDETWLNTNHVARGDWVDCSRTSTSAFESHRGGHGRFVPSGKGSRLIIVDAGSSAVGMIPGSALIFESKTGNQDYHDEMNSENFTKWFTEQLLPNLPANSVIVMDNASYHSHLDPESKCPTSSTPKAEIQSWLDRKGIHYAPGMIKAELITLVKQHKPRPKYVIDDLASKAGHTVLRLPPYHCELNPIELVWAELKSFVARSNSTFKKDKVKELFNQARSTYGVEKWRKVESHVIREVEEKLWKLDGVQDEEVAPVVIDLTDSEDSDSDMDTDSGDDENDSDSDESMGFVEESDNEVTCCICGDYNAPGKSRKIVWVECEVCKRWSHRICTKPSLKSGKCVQCWNALYGLNPAPS, from the exons ATGGAATGCAAGCAGGGGAGGGTGAAGAATATCAAAAACCCTTTGAAAAGACTCTCACTCGCAACAG GAATATCTGAGAATACTCTAAAGAGAAAAGTTATGCAAGACCCAGTTGATATGGTGGTGGAGGATTTGCAAGTCCCTGCTCCAAAGAAGAAACCTGGACCCGATAGGAAGCTGGATGACTTCGATGCAGACCTGGTGAAGAGGACCATCCATGACATGCAGTTGAAGGGCCAGTACGTTTCATTGCGCCAACTGTCGGATGTTCTGGTAGAAAAGGGAGTCAGGCTCTTCAAGTCTTCATTGGGGAGACTCGTGAAGGATCTTGGGTTCAG GTTCTACAAAGCAGGTTCCAACCAACGCTACATTGGAGATCGGAATGACATCGTAAGTATGCGACATACTTACCTGAGGTCCATTAGGAAGTTTAGAGAGGAGGGTCGTCCTATTGTGTATTTGGATGAGACTTGGTTGAACACCAATCATGTAGCAAGGGGAGATTGGGTGGACTGTTCTAGGACATCTACCTCTGCCTTTGAGTCACATCGTGGAGGTCATGGGCGTTTTGTCCCATCTGGGAAAGGCTCTCGTCTGATAATTGTGGATGCAGGTTCTTCGGCTGTGGGCATGATCCCGGGATCTGCTCTCATTTTCGAGTCGAAAACAGGCAACCAGGATTATCATGATGAGATGAACTCGGAAAACTTTACGAAGTGGTTCACTGAGCAGTTGCTCCCTAACCTACCGGCTAATTCAGTCATAGTGATGGATAATGCTTCCTATCACAGTCATCTGGATCCTGAGTCTAAGTGTCCGACTTCGTCGACACCGAAGGCCGAGATCCAGTCTTGGCTTGATAGAAAGGGTATCCATTACGCCCCGGGAATGATCAAGGCTGAATTGATCACATTGGTGAAGCAACATAAGCCTCGTCCTAAATATGTTATAGACGATTTGGCTTCAAAGGCAGGTCACACAGTTTTGCGTCTACCTCCCTATCACTGTGAGCTTAATCCTATTGAGTTGGTCTGGGCTGAATTAAAAAGTTTCGTCGCCAGGAGCAATTCCACATTTAAGAAAGATAAAGTGAAGGAACTCTTTAATCAGGCTAGATCAACTTATGGGGTTGAGAAGTGGCGTAAGGTAGAGAGTCACGTGATAAGAGAGGTCGAAGAAAAACTGTGGAAACTCGACGGAGTCCAGGATGAGGAGGTTGCTCCTGTGGTCATAGACTTGACGGACTCGGAAGACAGTGACAGTGACATGgacacagattctggtgatgACGAAAATGACTCTGACTCTGACGAATCCATGGGCTTCGTTGAGGAGTCTGACAATGAAGTCACTTGTTGCATATGTGGTGATTACAATGCTCCTGGAAAGTCTCGAAAGATTGTTTGGGTTGAGTGTGAGGTGTGTAAGAGGTGGAGTCACCGCATATGTACCAAGCCCTCTCTAAAGTCAGGTAAGTGTGTCCAATGTTGGAACGCTTTGTATGGACTGAATCCAGCTCCTTCATGA